From the genome of Candidatus Binatia bacterium:
CGACAATCTGGCAGGTGAATTCGCTTGCCCGCGGGGTTTATTGGCGCCCGTCGGTGGGCTTACCGCCGGATTAGGGATGGGCGCGAGCGGTTGCAGCAATCGGACGATCCGCGGGATCTCCGTGGAATGAAGCAGGCAACGCGTCGAGGGCGATGACGATTTCGACGTCGAGGGGGGCGCTCTCGATGACGGTGGCCGCGGCTGCCTCTCGTATCCAGATGTCGAACGGACGATCCAAGACAAGCCGTCCCTTCGCGAACAGCATCTGTGCCTCTCAGCACGGGCTTCGCCCGCAACCCAAAGCGAACAACCAGCCCGTTCGCCCCGAGTAGGAGCCCTTCCCCCGGGCTCCGTGTAGAAGGACCCGCTACGTGCGCCGCCCAACTCTGGTACGTAGCGCCCGCCGACTAACGCGGCATCAGGTCCCGGCGCACGTACACCGCCACCGTTTCGTGCCCCGGCACCGCAAGTAGAGCGAACCCGGCCGCCTCCGGGTCGTCCTGAAAGCGCCGCCAGTAAGGATCGTTGACCCGAAAACTGTCGCGCCCGCCCTCCAGATTGACCACCACCCCGATGTCGCGATCCCGCATGTAGGCGGCGAGCGGTTCGTTACCCTTCTGCCAGACCTTCACCTCGTTAAACCCGCTCCCCAGCATCTCGCCGACGCCATCGGTCAGGGTCAGGACCTGCACCGGACCCGCTAGCTCCAGGGCGCGGATGAAGCGAACCGTATCGGTCAGACGGCGCCTCACCGCGATCTCGCCCATGAACGGCGAGCCACGCACCTCGTACGCCGAAGGCAGGACGAACGGTGTCGGCACCGCCGCAAGGCATAACGACACCGCCACCACGCGTACCCCCCACGACAACCGCGCCCGCGCCGGAAATACCACCGTCGCCGCCAGAGCCCCCGCCGCCAACAACAACACCCCCGGGATGACAAGGTAGTAGGCCAGAGGGAAGACCACGACCGCCGAGGCCAGACACCAGGCTCCCACGGCAGCGTACTCGAAGAGCGACTCGCCGTATCGCGTCACGAACGCCCGCCGCCACCCACGCCGCGCGACGGCTGCCAGGATGACTCCCAGGGCCGCGACCGATACCAGCACGGTCTCGCCCTTGATCAGCCCCGGCGCCGTCACCGGCGCCAACACCGGGTAATGCGCAAACGCCGACACCGCCAGATAGCGCACCGTTCCGTGCAGATTGTCGAACAGGTGGCGCGCCACCGCGCCGGGATTGTGCGTAACGGCGCCGAGCATCGTCGCCGCCCCGCCAAACTCCCGCTCCCAGACCGCAAACACGTTCAGCCATCCCCCGTGCCACCGGCTCCAGTTCCAGGCGAAGTGCTCCTGAAACGCCAGCAGCAGACGACCGCCGGGCGTGGGGAGCGGCGCACCGGCGACCACGGCCGCCGTCGCGAAGGCAAGCACGGCCCCCGCCGGCCACAACAGCCGCGTCCCGCTTCCCTCGCCTCCCAGTTCGCCCCGCAACCGCCAGACGGCGAAAAGGCACAGAACCACGGCCCCGGGGTAAAGCTCCGGCCGTGCGTACGACGCCAGCAACACGCCGACCGTCGCGACGCTCGCCCTTCTCGCACCCGCCGGACAGATCTCCGCGACGGTGAATCCGGCCAGCACGACCATCAGCGCAAACGCACTGGACTTGCCGTACAACGGCACGTTCAAGTCGCTGGCCAGAAACAGAAGCGCGGCCCCGCCGGCGATCGCCGTGCGGCGCGTTACTACGGCGAGATAAACGTACAGCAGCAGCGACGTACCGAGCGACAGGCCGCATACGTTAGCCGCGTAGACGGCGAGCGGATCGCCCCACAGTGCCGCAAACGGCTTGAGCCACAGGGCATACAGCGGCCCCCACGATGCGTCGCGGCCGAGAATATCGACCAGTGGCAGGCGCGCCATGTGGATGTAATACGGATCCATCGACGTCATGGGGTCGAGGATTTCCGTCAGGCCCGACAGATAGCGGCAGTTGGCCGCCACCACGACCAGGAAACCGAGGACGGCGGCGCCGCGGTCGAACGTTCCGCGGGTCGTCCTAATTCGGCCCGCCTGGTCGCCGGCCAGCAGAGACCGCACCTTACTGGATGCTCGCGGCGCCGGCGTCGGGCGACGCTCCGCGCAGCAGCCTGACGAGGTCGTCGATGACGGCCCTCGCCCCACCCTCGTCTGCGGGCGCGGCAGAACGGAAATCGACCCCCACTTGCGAGCGGCTCCCTCGCACCCCCAGCGCAAAGCGCAGATCCACGTGCGCCCCCGCGGGGCCGCGAACCACCAGCTCACCCGTGCTCTCGTCCGCCCACCGCAACCGGTCGAGGCGCCAGCCCGGCCGGGAGAACCCGCTGTGCAGCCGCTCGGCGAGCAACGCGACCCGCTGACGCCCCCGCCTCATCAGCGCCCGGCGCAGGGCGCGGTCGACGGCGTCGTGTGCCGGCTCCGGTCCGGCACCCGGAGCCAATCCCTCCGCCAGCCGGCCGCGCACCCAGACCAGCAGGTCATCCAGCGCCTCCGCCGACACCTCGAGGTCGGCGTCCGCCTCGACATCGTAGGCCTCGCAACGCAGGACGTGATGCGGGACCGTCCCGGGCGCCACGATGCCCAGTCTGACCTCGCCGCCCCCGGCATACGCCAGCTCGATCTCGACGCGGCGCCGGCGGTCCTCGCTACGCTCGTGGAGTAAACGCCATTGTGCCGGCAGCTCACCGCCAACGAGGGCGGCACGCAATGGCCCGAGCAGCGGTTCGATGAGCAGGACGAGATTGCGGCGCGCCGGGTCGCGGACCAGCAACTCGCCGCGACTGACCGGGCGGAACTCGTCACTGCCGTGCAATTCGAGGTAGCCGCGGAACACGCCCGTGCAGCGCGAGCGAAACACGCAGCCGTCGCACCCGGGCAGGTACCTGCGCAACGACGAGTGCCAGGCGTACTTGTTCATCGCGTCTTCGAGCGCGCTGCCGTCCGAGGACTTGGTGATCGTCTCCTGCCCGCCGTGATGAATGCTCGATCCCCACTCCGGCAGGATGCAGTACGGCAGGTTGCCGATGTTGACGTCGAACTCGGGATCGGTTCGTTCGAAGCCCTCCAGCATTGCGGCATAGTACGGCGCCATGTTGGAGTAACGCGGCATGATCTCTCGCAGGTACGCCTCGTCGCGTTCGCCGGCGCTCTCCGGGCGCACGATGTCGACGTGCAGTTGCCGCACGCCGTAGCGGGCCAGCAGCTCGGGATACGCCGGCAACGATCGATAGCTGCGCTCGTTGACGCACATGTTGGCGGTAACGAGCTGGCCACGGCGCTGCAGCTCGCCGAGACCGTAGAGGATCCGGTCGAACGAATCCTCCCGGCCCGTGGTGGTGACGTGCGCGTCGGCCGTCGCTCCCTGAATGGAGATCCGCCACTCGAAGCGGCCGAGCGCCGTGACCGCATCGATGAAACCCGGATGTGGGAACATCACCCCGTTGGTGAAGATGACTATCTGCTCGAACCCGATCTCGACCGCTCTCGCAAGCGCGTCCAGAAAACGCTTGTGAATGGTCGGCTCGCCGCCGAGAAACGTCACGTGGGTGGCGCCGCGCGCCCGCGCTTCCTCCAACGCCTCGACGATCGGCTCGATCGCAATGGGCCGGGCGATCTTCAGCGCACTGAGCTGCCCGCTGGAACAGAACACGCAGCGGTTGTTGCACAGATGCCCGAGCTGAATCTCGAACCGGTGCCCCGAGCCCGAGGTCGTCACGGTCGTGGCCGCGCGCCGATCCTCCACGCTGATGTTCGACTCGGCAGGCATGCGTGCTTGCATGGTAGATCAGGGCGGTTTGGAGTGGCAAGACAATAGCTGTCGAGGATGGGTGGGTCAGGGGGTCGGGGCGTGGGGCCGTCGGGGTGCGCAGTGCCTCTCTGGCCGTGGCAATCGCCCCCAGGGACAGGTAGCGTGCAAGATCAGGAAGGGACATGCGGACCCCAGCCACTCCCACGAACCTGACCTGCAATCGGAACCGCGCGGACCGCACCGGTCGCGGCTGCGAGGCGACGCTCGAAATCGACGCCACGCGCTCCGGCGCCGACGAGCGGCTGCGGGTCGTGCCCACACCGGCACGGAATCGATGTCATGTTGGTTAACGAAGCGGCACACACGGGCAACCCCCGGGAGGGTACTGGGCCGCGGCTGCTGCAGAAACGACTCCCCGAGTTCATCCCCGTAACGCCCCGTAGCGCCGTGCTGTTCCGCTTCGGCGAACAGTGCAACAACGACTGTCCGATGTGCAGCAACACCGGCCGGGGCGACCTGT
Proteins encoded in this window:
- a CDS encoding radical SAM protein, with the protein product MPAESNISVEDRRAATTVTTSGSGHRFEIQLGHLCNNRCVFCSSGQLSALKIARPIAIEPIVEALEEARARGATHVTFLGGEPTIHKRFLDALARAVEIGFEQIVIFTNGVMFPHPGFIDAVTALGRFEWRISIQGATADAHVTTTGREDSFDRILYGLGELQRRGQLVTANMCVNERSYRSLPAYPELLARYGVRQLHVDIVRPESAGERDEAYLREIMPRYSNMAPYYAAMLEGFERTDPEFDVNIGNLPYCILPEWGSSIHHGGQETITKSSDGSALEDAMNKYAWHSSLRRYLPGCDGCVFRSRCTGVFRGYLELHGSDEFRPVSRGELLVRDPARRNLVLLIEPLLGPLRAALVGGELPAQWRLLHERSEDRRRRVEIELAYAGGGEVRLGIVAPGTVPHHVLRCEAYDVEADADLEVSAEALDDLLVWVRGRLAEGLAPGAGPEPAHDAVDRALRRALMRRGRQRVALLAERLHSGFSRPGWRLDRLRWADESTGELVVRGPAGAHVDLRFALGVRGSRSQVGVDFRSAAPADEGGARAVIDDLVRLLRGASPDAGAASIQ